AGCATCTGGCTGCTCAAGCTTCCTGGCTAGTACATCCTGTCCAGGCCATTCCGCAGCTAGGCTGTCTTCATCACTGGAATCCTGACAGCAGTGCTCTGCTGGATCCATATAGACCACAGTTACATCCAGGACTCCACTGGGAGCAGTCACTAGAGGAAGATATAGAACAGTGATTTGGATCTACCTGAGCAGCAGTGTAGTGAGAGCACAgaagtcagagccaggaactCAAGATCTCTAATCCTGGGCAATTAACTTTCTCTAAAGCCACAGAGGAAGTTAACACACAAGCTCTGATTTCTCACTTGTGTAAAGTGGGGACTCCTCCCCATTCCACAGGTATGTTCTAACAGTTGTTTGTACAGGGGACATGGTATAAAAAGCTTTAAGGCACAgcactaacaaaacaaaacaggaaaggctgcagtgtggacagtgctccaCCACATAGCTGGCTACAGCCAGATTCCTTCAATAGCTTTTCCTGGATTATGAGAACAGCAAAATCCCTTAATATGAAGCCATGAGGACTCTCCTTCACTCACCAATTGATTCAAAGTTCCCAGTGCTATCTGGGAGCACTCCTACCTCACAGCAGTACAGACAATACTCAGTAATCCTGTCTGCCATTTTCTACATTCCAGAGTCTGCAGCCATtgagccatataaataagaaggaaacaaagaaagaagaagtgggaccgctaaacactgaggatggagtggaggtcaaggataatctaggcatggcccaatatctaaacaaatattttgcctcagtctttaataaagctaaagaggatcttagggataatggtagcatgacaaatgggaatgaggatatggaggtagatattaccatatctgaggtagaagcaaaactcaaacatcttaatgggactaaatggaggggcccagataatcttcatccaagaatattaaaggaattggcacatgaaattgcaagcccattagcaagaatttttaatgaatctgtaaactcaggggttgtaccatatgattggagaattgctaacatagttcctatttttaagaaaggaaaaaaaagtgatctgggtaactacaggcctgttagtttgatatctgtagtatgcaaggtcttggaaaaaatgttgaaggagaaagtagttaaggactttgaggtcaatggtaattggggcaaaatacaacatagttttacaaaaggtagatcgtgccaaaccaacttgatctccttctttgagaaagtaacagatttttttagacaaaggaaacgcagtggatctaatttacctcgatttcagtaaagcgtttgatactgtgccacatggggaattattagttaaattggataagatggggatcaatatgaaaattgaaaggtggataaggaaatgattaacagggagactacagcgggtcctactgaaaggtgaactgtcaaaaGGCTGGagggttaccagtggagttcctcagggatcagttttgggaccaatcttatttaatctttttattactgacctcggcacaaaaagtgggagtgtgctaataaagtttgcagaggatacaaagctgggaggtattgccaattgagagaaggaccgggaaatcatacaggaagatttggatgaccttgtaaactggagtaatagtaataggatgaaatttaatagtgagaagtgtaaggtcatgcatttagggattaacaacaagaattttagttataagctggggtcgcatcaattagaagtaagaaggaggagaaggaccttggagtattggttgaccataggatgactatgagccgccaatgtgatatggcagtgaaaaaagctaatgcggtcttgggatgcatcaggcgaggtatttccagtagggatatggaggttttagtaccgttatacaagacactggtgagacctcacctggaatactgtgtgcagttctggtctcccatgtttaagaaggatgaattcaaactggaacaggtacagagaaggactactaggatgatccgaggaatggaaaacctgtcttatgaaaggagactcaaggagcttggcttgtttagcctaaccaaaagaaggttgaggggagatatgattgctctctataaatatatcagagggataaatactggagcgggagaggaattatttaagctcagtaccaatgcggacacaagaacaaatggatataaactggtcaatgggaagtttagacttgaaattagatgaaggtttctaaccatcagaggagtgaagttttggaatagccttccaagggaagcagtgggggcaaaagacctatctggctctaagattaaactcaataagtttatggaggagatggtatgatgggataacatgattttggcaattaattgatctttaaatattcatggtaaataggcccaatggcttgtgatgggatgttagatggggtgggatctgagttactacagagaattctttcctgggtatctggctggtgaatcttgcccatatgctcagggtttagctgatcgccatatttggggtcaggaaggaattttcctccagggcagattggaagaggccctggaggttttttgccttcctctgtagcatggggcacaggtcacttgctggaggagtctctgctccttgaagtctttaaaccacgatttgaggacttcaatagctcagacataggtgagaggtttttcgcaggagtgggtgggtgagattctgtggcctgcgttgtgcaggaggtcagactagatgatcataatggtcccttctgaccttaatatctatgaatctgtgaataaGAGCTCTCCAAGTCTTGTGGCCAAACATTTAGCAGCATTGCAAATGGACTAGGAGATTTTGGCATCTATCAAGAAACTTTTGCTGTTACAGAATGTGGTGTAAAGATAATCACCATGGTACAATAGAAAAGGGACGTTCTTTCAGTGACTGCTGTCCCTCTGAAAGAGTTTGCACTTTTCTAGCAAGAGTAACCTGACTTTGTTAAGCTGCAGATGGGAAAACGCGGTCTCTCTCTATTGtaatcaaagaagaaaaaacacacTACTTaccatctccctctctctccccttcactTTCCTGATCTCCTTCATAACCCGAGCAGGAGTCCAAGCTCCAGTCCAGGAAGTTGTCCAGAAGGCTTTCCTCCTGCGTGGATAGTTCAGCTGTGGGTGTAGTCACAAAGCTGCCCCTATCTTCCTGAAtgctgtcttctcttctcctgttGCAGGGAAACTCAGAGGTTACTCACTCAGCATATATATGGAGGAAATCATCCTGAATCAGGAAACAGGCTAGTCTCTGACCATTTGCCTCACTCAACTCTTTCAGCGAATACTAAAGATACAACTGGTCATTTGGTTTGGCCAGCAAAACATGGCATGAAACCCAAACTTTCCCTTCCAGCCATCCAGAGGAAGAAGCTaagcagagttaaggtgactGGGGAAGGACTGATTGAGTCCATAGAGAATGGCAGCTCAGAACAGGGAagtgggtaaaaatcccactcAGTGATTTGCACACAATTGATATTTTGGGGAGGCAAAAGACCCCCTGTCAGATGCCCATGAGAACTCCATACTGAATCATCCATGTCCAGTGGCTGCAAACATAGGAGAGAGAGTACACAGAACAGAGCTTAGTTTTACTTGCCTTTTAGTTCTCTTTCCAGAGGGAGAGCTAAGGAAAGTCTGAATTTCCTCAGCACTTGTGTGTAAGGGACTGGGCTCTGGGTCCTCCTGTTTCACTCCTAACAGTGAACAGAGCTGGCTATAACTCATCACCTAAACAACAAGACAACCTAGTCAGACAACTACAGCAGTGCCCTCCCAACAACCAAAATGCCTGATACTTTCTCTAGGATAAATATGTCTTGAACTGCTCCCTGGCATTTACAGCCCAACTGTGCAACTTGTATCCCCACAGGGTGCGTGATGCTAACGCCACTGCGCTAGCAGTGTACTCTCTTCATCTTCCCTTTGGGATTTTTAATTTGAACGTGTTACTTTTCAGAATACTGGATAGCCTGCTACACTGGTCGCTCTGCTTAAGGTGCTTGCCACTAAAGAATGGAGAGCAGAACAGTAAGGCTACTCCCCACCTTTTCCTTGCCAATTTCTTCATAACGCTCATCTTCAAATCGTTGTTTCACAGCAGTCAACACCACCTGCCTATAATCCTTTGGGACATCATCATGGAAACTAGGAGAAAGAAAATCACAGCACAGGTGTTACAAGAGCACATTGGAAAGGACACAGTTCATAGAACTTGCTGACCTAAAAACATTCCTCCCTTCTTTTATGGCTCTGGAGGATGTTTCCCCTCAGTTCTGGTGTGacaaactgtcataaatataaagggaagggtaaacacctttaaaatccctcctgcccagaggaaaaatcctttcacatgtaaagggttaagaagctaggataacctcgctggcacctgaccaaaatgaccaatgagaagacaagatactttcaaaagctgggaggagggagaaaagaaaagggtctgtctgtttgccagggacagaacaggaatgagtcttagaacttagtaagtaatctagctagatatgcattagagaTTCTGATTtccttaaatggctgagaaattaagctgtgctgaatagaatggatattcctgtttttgggtctttttgtaacttaaggttttgcctagagggattctctatgttttgaatctaattaccctgtaaggtatttaccatcctgattttacagaggtgattcttttttactttttacttctattaaaatccttcttttcagaaactgaatgttttttcgttgttcttaagatccaagggtttgggtctgtggtcacctatgcaaattggtgaggatttttaccaaaccttccccaggaagtgcaagggttgggaggattttggggggaaagatgtttccaaacaatgctttcctaataaataaacccagataaacgtttggtggtggcagtggaagtccaagggcaaagggtaaaataatttgtaccttggggaagttttaacctaagctggtaagaataagcttaggaggttttcatgcaggtccccacatctgtaccctagagttcagagtggggaaggaaccttgacacaaacCAACTGTGCTTCATCAGCAGGGAAGCTGACTAGCAGGACTGGTAGCTGGGCCTCTGAGACAGCTTAAAGGAccatcccccttcctctccttgcCACTTGGTCAggtctgcagcagggagtgggatcTGGGTCTTGAGACACCTTTGGAGATGATCTTCCAGCCTTGCTGCGGATCTTCCTGAATTTGCTGACAAGCAAGTCCCAGCCTTGAGAATCGGGAGACTTGGCAGGCTGAGACTGCTGGTAATGAGAAGCACACCCCCTAGAGCCCAGGGCACTATTTAGAGAACGCTAGGGCTGGTACTAAATTGGAGCAACAGCAGTAGGTCTCTCAACCTCTCCCGGGCTGTGGGGAGTGAGGCACATACTCTCCAATGTCACCTCCTTAGTTCCGAGACAGTAATTAATTAGAAAAACTTTATTATTAAGATTTATGCTGTGGGTCTGTAACAGCTGGATGCCAAACACTCCTCTCCCCCTCAACCCCAGAGCTACTTAGAAAGGTTCTGAAGGTTATACCATTTTTGGTGTAGGCTCAGCACACAGGGTATCAGGTCTTCAAGAGAGAATCCAGTGCATTCAGACAGCTGGCTGTTCCAAGGATGTGCTGGAGAAGGGAATAAGTACATTAGCACCTAAAACTCCATACTGCAGAAATAAAGCAGATCTTACATAAGATCATGCCAGCAGATAATCCATCTGAAATTCAGAATCAATTGTCGGGCTCCAACAACAGCTGCAGGTGCCAGAACTAGAGAGATTCCTAGCTGTGTAATCTAGTCCGTAGCATCGCTAGTAAAAATTCCGTGGGCATTTCTTAAACCCAAGTCTTGTGATAACGCTTGAGCTCGACACAGCAATTACTGGAGAAAAGGACCAAGCCCACCCCATCCTTCTGAAGCGTCTGTTATCTTTAACATGACTGAGGCAAGCTGGCACAAGTAGATACCTTGGTGCTAAAGCAGAAAGATTGCTATCCAGAGGGACAGCATGGATGAACATGCTACATTGCAGTTCCTGCAGGTCCAGTTATGAAATGATTAGCAGCAACCTGTTCCTTACCTTGCCTGTGCAGTATCTTAGCCAGTAGTAGTGCTGCAGCAGCCAGATTGGCAGGGGAATACACACAGAGACCTGTGTTCAATAGTGAGAGTTCACAGATAAAGCTGTACAGGTGAAGCGTTCGCCTCTCCAGAGGGATTATGGTCAGTAGCACTTCTTTGTAATCCACAACAGTAGGAATCTAACACATAAGGGAGAACACAGAGTTTGGCAAAACTCCGACACAACAAAGCACCAAACACAGAATGGAATTGTTCCCAGTTGACCATCCCTTTTCATGGAGGCTCATTACAAAAGATGGCTTCTTATTACCCCGGTGGTATCAAGATGTTTCCCAGACACTAAGGCAGGAATGCATGAGATCTCTGGACTTGGTCCCAAGGGGGTTAAATTTAACTTCCTACAGTGCAATCACATCAAGTACTTGTAGGTACAGAATTACATACAAACAATCCTCAAACATCTCACCCAAATGAAGAACCCAGTCACCAAAGCAGCAAAGGATGCTGGTTCAGAGGAAACCAGTAACACCCAAAACAACATGCCTAGTCTACAGAGAAGCGGAAGAAGGATCCACATCTCACCACTCAGTATAGCAACTCTCCATAACTTAGCAAAGGACAGCCAGGAAGGTAAGCATCCCACCCCCTTGGTTTTCCAAACTTACCCTTATCTTGCCTTCCAGGGCAGAGATGATCTCCCCCATCATCCGGACCAGATCTTCATATTTGTATGTGTTGTCTGTTAGCCACACAGCTTCCCGTATTGTCAAGATCTCTTTGCTGATGAAGCTGCAATATTAAAGATGGTTAGCACTCAGGCCCAAGGCAGAGCCACACACACAGTGTTTGGTTGCATGCAGACATCCATGGATAGCCTATGCTATGGAGACACCTGCACAAGCGGGGAGAAGAAGTTAGTACAGATTAGGAAGACACCAGGTAGAGTCATGTTGAGAGTGTCAGGTGTTCCCACAAGACGATGCCCTGTCCATGGCACCTTTAACCTGGGCCTGCACCTTTATCATATCACTGACTAGAAGGCCTAGATCCTGCAGCAGTTTTCACAGGTGTAATTCTCCCAGAAAGGCTGCAGAACCAGTAACCAGACCTATTCCTTGTGCCTGGAATTCAGTCTCCTGTGACTGGCAGCATCTCTGTTTAAACCCTAGAGACTTTGAAATAGCAGAAGTAGCGGAATTAGTCCCACATAAAACACTAGGCCGGGAACACAATACTTCTGTGCCACAAAGACTTGTTATTAAAACTGCATGAACACAGACATAGGTACAGATCTGCTTTTCTGAGTTACTTATGGCAGGTTGGATGATCAGAATGATAGTGCTGACCTGCTTCCTAGTAGGATTTCTGATGTTAATCATCTACTCTACACAGAAGACAGCACTTCACGTATGGAGAGCTCCAGCCCCTTCAGCACATTTAAATAAGTGTTCAGGTGGCAGCAGCACCACTTTGTATCTCATTTGGAAATATTAAGAGCAACATTCAAAGGGAAGTCACTGTGTAAAGGGATAAGGAAGGCCTGTTACTAGTGCAGCGGAGAAAGCAGAACATGATAGCTAAATGCTGAGTTCGTATCACTGATGCACATCAGTCATCAAAACTCACCGTGTACAAATGACCATGCACGCAATTCCCAAAAGCTGGAGCCGGGCCCGGGATACAGGTCTCAGCTTCAAGTACCGATCCACGCACCCCACTGTCATATGAAGACAAAGGCTGGAGAAATCCTTCATGGTGGCCACTTCTACCAGCCAGTCAATCAGGATGTACCTAGATAGGAGATAAAAATCAAATGATCCCCTAGGTAAGAAGCCATCCAGACCTGTGCTAAGTGACAGCTATAACACCAGAGACTCTCCACACATATCAAGACTTATCCTTTCAAAAGTTACTAGCCAACAAAACATTGAACATCAAAACAAGACTTCAGTAAAATGTCCTGTTGCATCTAGGTAATAGGACAGATACTTGAGTCAAACTGCGGGCTGATGGACCATGGTAGGTGTTTTTTAGGCAGACTGGCAAATCAATGCAGATTGAAAGTAAAAAAGACATCTTAAAATATGAACTTATCAAAATAAGTGTCACTGTCATTCTGGGTCTATCCAGGGACACTGTGCAAtgacctgtagctcacaaaagtttatgctcaaataaatttgttagtctctaaggtgctacaagtcctccttttctttttgcaattagtGACATTCACAAAATACAAACTTTTCTGCATTGCACTTCACTGCTCGTGTCCCAGACCTAACTCCACAAAGAGCTTAATGATCTAGTAGGTCGCATCTCATTCCAGACAGAACTATAACAAGCACAATGAAACAGTAGCAGCCTTTCCTGCCATGTCATAGACACACTTCTTTGCCAAAGACCTGGCTGCTGAGCTTGCCTTTACCTCATTGTTTCATTCATTCCCTTCTGCACAGTGAAGATGCTTTGCTTTCTGACAGAAAGGGAGGCCTGGAAGAGCTGAGACACCATCTCATTGGAGGCTTTTGCTTCTAATCCTAGCTGGTTTCCATTCCCACAAGCTTTGGCTAAAGATATCTACAGTAGACAGACAAGAGGTGAAATGTAAATAGCAAGTGAGATATTTTCCATTTGGACAGAGAAACAAAATTTGAACTGAAATCCTGGGAGAACTCATGTCATTTTTacattcaaaatgaaatgaaacctaGCTTATGGGACCCGCTCCAGAGACATTAAGAACAAACAGTTATTTTTCAAAGCTGGCAGAACTCTGGTACACAATGTGTGTGGAGTATTTTGGGACAGGCTCTTCAGACTAAAGATTGCTTACTAAAGATGAGCCCTTGCTCAGATTTCTTTATGCAAGTGCAGTATTTTCAGAAGAGATTACCTTGCAGAGTACATTTAAGTAAGTGTTTTCTGAGAAGAGTTTTAGCTGCTGTTCCTAATGGCCAGCAACTGGATCCATGTTTAAGCACACTCCCATGTCTTTCtacgccagtgtggacagggccgTGCAAAAAACAATGTCTTGGCGTCACTAGTGGAAGTCTTACCTGGGCTTCCCAGCAACCCTTTGCTGCATAGTCCCTTAGTTTCCTGAGGCTCTGAAGGTATCTGCCAGGATCTGACATCTAGAGAAAAGGAATATGAACAGCATTAAGAAGGTATTGCCCCTTTTGTCCAGGGGAGATAACCACTTGGTTCGATGTTTGTGAAGGCTGGAGTACTCCTACTATCCAACGGcatcacttctctctctcttctgccctTTGTGGGAAAATCCTCACACAACAGTCAGTCTCTTTCTCTTAAGGATGATCCTGGGTTGAAGGAATTGGATGGGGACTGAAGAGATCAGAGTTCAATTCTCAGTTGGGCCACAGAcatccagtgtgaccttgggcaagtcacttaacctctctgtgtttatcttcccaatctgtaaaatggagatactacTTCCTCTGTCACCATTTatccatcttgtctatttagattgtaagctgtctCTTGCTGGCTGTATATACAGCACTTAACACAACAGAGCTCTATTCTTGGTTGGGAACTCTTGGTGCCACTGTAATAGAGGTGAAAAGATCATTTTAAGAGCCAAGTGTACTCACAGCAGCTCTTCTGTTACTTTCCCAGAGGCGGTAGGAGCTGTTTAGGCAACCCTGCTTCGAAGACTCTTCAAACATTTCAAgggcttctttccttttttcttcatcCTGAAAATAAAAAGATCAAATGTTATTTATGGTTCATACCCAGTCAGACGAGCACACAAGCCCCAGAGACTCTGAGTGGTACAGAACATCCTCAGATTCAAAGCTACAGTACAGAATCAATCCATTACCATCAGGAACATCCTTCAAATGTTCAAGATGGTTTCCTGGACCACTGCAGGCACGGTCTTTGGAGACCCTGGCTTACGAGTTACTTCACAGCTTTCTTCAGGTAGTCAAAAGCAATTTAGGCTTCCTGgtggccagcatgccccttccttTGGTACCCAGCATGACAGGTCTCAAAAGGATGATACCTGGCATCCTATACTGCAAGCACAACAAGCGGGCCTACTAGCTAAAACTACTTTCaactcattaaaaaaacaaaaaacaaaaaaacaaaaaaaacgtgGGGGCAGATACTCAGTTGATGTAAACTGgcacagttccactgaagtcaacagagctgcaCAAGTTTACTCCAGCAGAAAATGTGGCCCAGGATTTAATCCATACCGAAGCTTAATTAGATTTCAAATTGACTTTCCCTTTAAATAGAAAAGGCCTTCACAGACTCTCTCACACTGGGGGAAACCAAGAACAATTGGTTTGATCTCACATGAAGATAATAACACAACTCATCTAACATTTGAAAAGTCACAGGGGAAATTTGTATTGTAAAATTGTACCTTTAGAATTCCCAAAGCAATCAGTGGGAAATGAACACTACTCACCTCAAAGAGACTTAAAACCTTAGCCAAGCAGTGGAGAATAGAGCCTTTCTGGGcctaaaaaaatagttttaaaactgCACATTATTAAAGAGAACCACAAAACGAGAGAGACTTCTTCAAAATAGTCCCAGGCTAGAGCTTTGTTTGCCCTTGGCCTTTCATGGACCGACCATTTCCTCCCCCCTCAGTATTTCTTCACTTCTGAGATAGAAATTAACCCGGCAGAACAATCACAGTTACAATCCTTTGACAGCTATCAAGCAGTGCTTCTCCTACATACAATTTTGCTCTGTATTAactttaaatttttaaacaatggTTAAACAGCTATAAATCAATGGCATGAGAACAAGATACTCCTTGGAGAAACTGAAATGTAATTGTGCAAATTGCTGGGTGGATGTGCTGCCCTGCCCTAAAGCCACTGACAGAAAGAGCACCACTTACTTTCTGCAACTGACACTCTGCTTTGAGGCTCTCATAGACTACAGCTTTACAACAGCTCCCGCTCACAGACCATGGGGGACGAATAAAGAGCCAGATAAAGGGGGCTGCCCAGACATTCAGACGCTCGGTCAGGCTGAAGAAATGAGATGCCTTTAACCCATTCACTTCTGCACGACCCTCATCGGAGATGGATACTGAATAAGTGAAACAGATGCTTTAAAGAGGGAACAGAAGCTAATTCATAATATCTGCCTGGAATTTAATAGGGCCACAGTACAACAGTTAGCAGGATGGTTTCACAGAAATGGTAACAGGTTGCAGAAGAAGGACTGAATAGTGCCTCTGCTTGCTTCAGTGTGAACCTTTTAACTGGCAAAATGACCCAACCAAATTTGACTGGAGGCTTCCAAAGCCTAACTTCAAGAGCTGCTAACAGTGTGATTCAAACACATCCACATTTCAGCTAGAAGTGGAATCCATTAGTGCTGTTTAGAGGTTTACTGTAGCATAATGGCATTTTAGCCCCAGAATTTCAATAGCCAGGGAAACGCTCGCAGTGCCATTGGCAGCTATCATAGAAAAGGCACAATGGTATACAAGACCTTGCCACATACTCAGAAATGACAGGGGAAAACAATCTTATAACATgggcagaaaaaaacccaaacatccaTAAAATAGTAGGGATAAAGATTAGCATGTTGCCGATAAAAAGAATCCAAGCTTATTGATCAGACTTCACTATAAAATTTCTTTGTTCTTTTGAATAGAACCACACCCTCCAccatcatttccctctgctccacagCACGTGCTTTCACACTTACAGCCTTCGTTGTACAGGTATGCTATACCCAGCTTCACAGCAGCTTCAAAGTTACCCCTTTCAGCAGCCCTAAATAAGAGTACAAAAAGGTAACTCAGTGGGCATCTGAATCATTTGAAGATTCCAGTGCAGCAGGAGACCTTGCTTC
The Eretmochelys imbricata isolate rEreImb1 chromosome 10, rEreImb1.hap1, whole genome shotgun sequence genome window above contains:
- the CCNF gene encoding cyclin-F isoform X1, translating into MKVGVIHCRCSRCFSFPSKRRVRKRPRVLTLLSLPEDVLFHVLKGLPAEDILSIRAVHSHLKYLVDNHASVWACASFQEVWPSPNNLKMFERAAERGNFEAAVKLGIAYLYNEGLSISDEGRAEVNGLKASHFFSLTERLNVWAAPFIWLFIRPPWSVSGSCCKAVVYESLKAECQLQKAQKGSILHCLAKVLSLFEDEEKRKEALEMFEESSKQGCLNSSYRLWESNRRAAMSDPGRYLQSLRKLRDYAAKGCWEAQISLAKACGNGNQLGLEAKASNEMVSQLFQASLSVRKQSIFTVQKGMNETMRYILIDWLVEVATMKDFSSLCLHMTVGCVDRYLKLRPVSRARLQLLGIACMVICTRFISKEILTIREAVWLTDNTYKYEDLVRMMGEIISALEGKIRIPTVVDYKEVLLTIIPLERRTLHLYSFICELSLLNTGLCVYSPANLAAAALLLAKILHRQAHPWNSQLSECTGFSLEDLIPCVLSLHQKCFHDDVPKDYRQVVLTAVKQRFEDERYEEIGKEKVMSYSQLCSLLGVKQEDPEPSPLHTSAEEIQTFLSSPSGKRTKRRREDSIQEDRGSFVTTPTAELSTQEESLLDNFLDWSLDSCSGYEGDQESEGEREGDVTAPSGVLDVTVVYMDPAEHCCQDSSDEDSLAAEWPGQDVLARKLEQPDAEKQRLAGHGRKEPTLEATSGYSSVHSASPTSSVDGSFGAPIKTTSALSLASAVNKGPYLPHYLKSHLQSVRPRSTEGKCERRQVKRKNVAEHSEEERMNLGFLSL
- the CCNF gene encoding cyclin-F isoform X2; translated protein: MFERAAERGNFEAAVKLGIAYLYNEGLSISDEGRAEVNGLKASHFFSLTERLNVWAAPFIWLFIRPPWSVSGSCCKAVVYESLKAECQLQKAQKGSILHCLAKVLSLFEDEEKRKEALEMFEESSKQGCLNSSYRLWESNRRAAMSDPGRYLQSLRKLRDYAAKGCWEAQISLAKACGNGNQLGLEAKASNEMVSQLFQASLSVRKQSIFTVQKGMNETMRYILIDWLVEVATMKDFSSLCLHMTVGCVDRYLKLRPVSRARLQLLGIACMVICTRFISKEILTIREAVWLTDNTYKYEDLVRMMGEIISALEGKIRIPTVVDYKEVLLTIIPLERRTLHLYSFICELSLLNTGLCVYSPANLAAAALLLAKILHRQAHPWNSQLSECTGFSLEDLIPCVLSLHQKCFHDDVPKDYRQVVLTAVKQRFEDERYEEIGKEKVMSYSQLCSLLGVKQEDPEPSPLHTSAEEIQTFLSSPSGKRTKRRREDSIQEDRGSFVTTPTAELSTQEESLLDNFLDWSLDSCSGYEGDQESEGEREGDVTAPSGVLDVTVVYMDPAEHCCQDSSDEDSLAAEWPGQDVLARKLEQPDAEKQRLAGHGRKEPTLEATSGYSSVHSASPTSSVDGSFGAPIKTTSALSLASAVNKGPYLPHYLKSHLQSVRPRSTEGKCERRQVKRKNVAEHSEEERMNLGFLSL
- the CCNF gene encoding cyclin-F isoform X3, with the translated sequence MKVGVIHCRCSRCFSFPSKRRVRKRPRVLTLLSLPEDVLFHVLKGLPAEDILSIRAVHSHLKYLVDNHASVWACASFQEVWPSPNNLKMFERAAERGNFEAAVKLGIAYLYNEGLSISDEGRAEVNGLKASHFFSLTERLNVWAAPFIWLFIRPPWSVSGSCCKAVVYESLKAECQLQKAQKGSILHCLAKVLSLFEDEEKRKEALEMFEESSKQGCLNSSYRLWESNRRAAMSDPGRYLQSLRKLRDYAAKGCWEAQISLAKACGNGNQLGLEAKASNEMVSQLFQASLSVRKQSIFTVQKGMNETMRYILIDWLVEVATMKDFSSLCLHMTVGCVDRYLKLRPVSRARLQLLGIACMVICTRFISKEILTIREAVWLTDNTYKYEDLVRMMGEIISALEGKIRIPTVVDYKEVLLTIIPLERRTLHLYSFICELSLLNTGLCVYSPANLAAAALLLAKILHRQAHPWNSQLSECTGFSLEDLIPCVLSLHQKCFHDDVPKDYRQVVLTAVKQRFEDERYEEIGKEKVMSYSQLCSLLGVKQEDPEPSPLHTSAEEIQTFLSSPSGKRTKRRREDSIQEDRGSFVTTPTAELSTQEESLLDNFLDWSLDSCSGYEGDQESEGEREGDGKTTYSCGLSMRTHEFYFQLCPCL